Proteins from a genomic interval of Lolium perenne isolate Kyuss_39 chromosome 1, Kyuss_2.0, whole genome shotgun sequence:
- the LOC127300732 gene encoding double-stranded RNA-binding protein 6: protein MYKNQLQELAQRSCFNLPAYTCLREGPDHAPRFKAAVSFNGEQFESPGFFTTLRQAEHAAAEVALAALARRGPSYSLAARILDETGVYKNLLQEVAQRVGAPLPSYTTERSGLGHLPVFTCTVELAGITFTVDHAKNKKQAEKNAASAAWSSLKQLAREEANSTNESDNNDEQEQIRIARALLNYRLKEKIAMANNPYASPFPKKFPMQPERKPCFAQSSQSSYSKILPLFRPKSTSKSRPESPAATDGASQSPFWPMESSNSRSRFPAAQAAPYVPVGHYRMPCHSMAPPVTVRSSIPVFSAPPLPPPSGRTQQLPPLLSNPPPIRMASPVRMRPASPLFAPPSGPVQRPRPVMSVQLRDVQQKPSPVIPVQVKDAQHQLFKGSVLSAFPVQMKDVQPQPAKEPLSLGKGAPPAVSLPATTRPPVKIEAPVQVKAASQVVATEVPCPAAAAAAASTVAAERATSADLLPASLSTAADADNGEVDVAEAEALEDIIKHLEIK, encoded by the exons ATGTATAAGAACCAGCTCCAGGAGCTGGCGCAGCGGAGCTGCTTCAACCTGCCGGCGTACACGTGCCTGCGGGAGGGGCCGGACCACGCCCCGCGGTTCAAGGCGGCGGTGAGCTTCAACGGGGAGCAGTTCGAGAGCCCCGGGTTCTTCACCACGCTTCGGCAGGCCGAGCATGCCGCCGCCGAGGTCGCCCTCGCCGCGCTCGCCCGGCGCGGGCCCTCATACTCCCTAGCAGCCCGAATCCTG GATGAAACAGGGGTTTACAAAAACCTTCTGCAGGAAGTAGCTCAGAGAGTCGGGGCTCCGCTGCCATCATATACGACAGAGCGGTCTGGCCTTGGTCATCTGCCAGTTTTCACATGCACAGTAGAGTTAGCCGGGATCACATTTACAGTTGATCATGCTAAGAATAAGAAACAAGCTGAAAAGAATGCTGCTTCGGCAGCCTGGTCTTCACTCAAACAAT TGGCACGAGAGGAAGCCAATTCAACCAATGAatcagataacaatgatgagcagGAGCAGATCAGGATTGCCCGAGCTCTTCTCAACTATCGCCTGAAGGAAAAGATCGCTATGGCCAATAATCCCTATGCTTCACCATTTCCCAAGAAATTCCCCATGCAGCCAGAGAGGAAGCCTTGTTTTGCTCAATCCTCTCAGTCTAGTTACTCGAAGATACTTCCTCTATTCCGGCCAAAGTCTACTTCGAAATCCAGACCAGAGTCACCAGCAGCGACCGATGGAGCATCACAATCACCTTTCTGGCCGATGGAAAGCTCTAATTCAAGGTCGAGGTTTCCGGCAGCACAGGCAGCTCCTTATGTCCCAGTTGGGCACTACCGTATGCCTTGCCATAGCATGGCTCCTCCAGTCACAGTCAGGAGCTCTATCCCTGTCTTCTCTGCTCCACCTCTCCCACCTCCAAGTGGACGCACACAGCAGCTTCCTCCCCTGCTGAGCAACCCGCCGCCGATTCGGATGGCATCCCCGGTTCGCATGAGGCCAGCTTCTCCACTCTTTGCTCCCCCTTCGGGTCCAGTTCAGCGTCCGAGACCTGTGATGTCTGTTCAGCTGAGGGATGTGCAACAGAAACCATCACCTGTGATCCCTGTTCAGGTAAAGGATGCTCAACACCAACTGTTTAAGGGATCGGTGTTGTCTGCGTTTCCCGTTCAGATGAAGGATGTGCAGCCCCAACCAGCAAAGGAACCACTGTCACTTGGTAAGGGTGCACCACCTGCAGTTTCATTGCCAGCAACTACAAGGCCTCCGGTTAAGATCGAGGCTCCGGTTCAAGTGAAGGCCGCTTCACAGGTAGTCGCCACTGAAGTCCCAtgccctgctgctgctgctgctgctgcttctaCCGTGGCTGCTGAACGCGCAACCTCAGCAGACCTTCTCCCAGCAAGCCTGTCGACGGCTGCCGATGCTGACAACGGTGAAGTGGATGTAGCTGAAGCTGAAGCACTGGAGGACATCATCAAGCATCTCGAGATAAAATGA